Within Gammaproteobacteria bacterium, the genomic segment GTTGGGTGGTGACGCAGACTGTGATTTCTTCGCGATCGTGGTACAGCTGTTTGGCGCGTAGTTGATGCTCAATGCCAGCCTCGCACAGACGTTCCTGTACCAATTCCAGACAGCGCACCACTTCCAGATAGCGCTTTTTCATCGGCAGTTTGAGATTGAAAATCGCGTAGCGGCACCAGCCTTCGGCCAGCCATTGCGCCATCAGGTCAGCGATACGAATGGGCTGCTCAACAATGTCGCACACCAGCCAGTCAACACGCTGTTCCGGACGAAACCGAAAACCATCCGCCCGCAAGTGCTCAACCTGACCTGTGGCCATGATGCCCTCGTCGATGGCGCCGTTGTCGATGGCGGTCACGTGCAAACCACGCGATACCAACTGCCAGGTCCAACCACCGGGACAGGCCCCCAGATCCACCGCTCGCATGCCTGGCTTGAACAGATCGCGTTGCTGCGCGGGAGTGAGCAAACACAGAATCGCCTCGTCGAGCTTGAGCGTTGAACGACTGGGTGCCTGACGCGGAAAACGCAGTCGCGGAATACCCATCGACCAAGGCGAATTATTATCGCGCGCCATGTAGCCAACGTAGGCAGCATGACTGCTCATAAAACAAACATGGATCGCGATGCCACCGTGCTCGGCCTCGCGCAGCAGGCCACGCTTCTTCAACGCCATGGTCAGCGGCGTGTGCAAACTGCGGCAAAGCGCCTGCAGCTCTTTGGCCTCGTTGGTGTCGGGGGTTTCCAGCCACAGTTTGCTGGCTGGCTGCGGCAGTGTCTGCAACGTCTCCAGCAATCCGGAAACGCGGTCAGTCACATCCAGCTCGTTGCATAGCGCCAGCAGCACAAACCACTGCCGGACAAAAATCAACTGCTCAAACCGCAGTTCCTGCACCAACCGCTGCACATCTTCGGCGACATAGCACTGAAACACCACATAACCGGAATCGGGCTTGGCCTTGGCAAAACCGGCAATCCCCAGCTTGGCAGCCTGATCCTGCATTTCAGCCGCGCACTCGCCCTCAAAGCCAGTGCGGCAATACAAAAACACGCCAATCATGCAGATACCGCCTGCGCTGTCATCATCTTGCCCCTAACGTTGCCGAGTCCCGAACTATACACTACCGCGCGTACCGTCCCGCCAAATCCGTGGCAAAAAAAACGGCCTGTCCAACAAAGGACAGGCCGCCGAAAATTGGTGGGTGGTGCAGGGATCGAACCTGCGACCCTCGCCTTGTAAGGGCGATGCTCTCCCAGCTGAGCTAACCACCCGAAGAACGGGGCGAATTATACGGCAGCCAAAACAAAAAACCAGTAGAAATTGCTACGCAGTGAACTTGTTGCGCGATGTTTGGCCAAAATGCTCAAGAGCTGTTCAGCGTGCCGGCGGAATGCGCCACCACAGCAGCAATGCCAGCAGCACCAGCAGCACCTGCCCGGCCGCCAGATACAGCGGCAAAATCGCCAGCAACGGCACCACCACACTGGCCACCACCGCGTTACCCATCATCTGCACAAAGCCGTGCATGGCCGAAGCCGCACCGCGATTTTGCGGAAAGCAGTCCAGCGACAACACGGTGAACACTGGCATCGCCATACCGATACCGCTGACGTACAGCACCAGTGGTGCCACGGTAAAAAACAGCATGGGTGGCAATAACCACGCCTGCAGCAAATTGCACACAGCACCCAGCGCGATCAGCGACAGCGCCAGTTTCACCGTACGCTCAGGTGGCCAGCGGTGCGCCAAACGACTGCTGACCCACGAACCACAAATCATGCCTACAACCATGGGCACGAACATCCAGCCGAACTGGTGACTGTCCATCCCCAGAAAATCGAACATCACCGTCGGCGCACCGGCGATGTAGAGAAACATGCCGCCAAAGCCTGCGGCCACAATCACAATCAGCGACAAAAAACGGCGATGAGTCAGGGTGCGCACATACACTCGCGTCACATACAGCGGATGAAACGACTGGCGCAACGACGTAGCCAGCGTTTCCGGAATATAAAACAGCACGATCAGCAACATCACACCGCTGAAAATCGCCAGAAAATAGAACGAGGCATGCCAGCCAAACGCATCCTGCAGCCAACCGCCGATAATCGGCGCAATGGCCGGTGCCACTGCAAACATCATCATCACCTGCGCCATGGCCTTTTGCGCATCGGCCGGATTGTACACATCGCGAATCATGGTGCGTCCCGCTGCCAGTCCGCCACCGGCGGCGACACCCTGCAGCAGGCGGAAAAACAAAAACGTGGAATAGTCATCGGCCTGTGCACAGCCCAGCGAGGCCAGCACATACAGCAACAAGGTGCCAACGATCACCCGCTTGCGCCCCAGACGATCAGACAACGGCCCCCAGAACAGCGTCGAAATTGCAAACGCCGCCAGATAA encodes:
- the rlmM gene encoding 23S rRNA (cytidine(2498)-2'-O)-methyltransferase RlmM, which codes for MIGVFLYCRTGFEGECAAEMQDQAAKLGIAGFAKAKPDSGYVVFQCYVAEDVQRLVQELRFEQLIFVRQWFVLLALCNELDVTDRVSGLLETLQTLPQPASKLWLETPDTNEAKELQALCRSLHTPLTMALKKRGLLREAEHGGIAIHVCFMSSHAAYVGYMARDNNSPWSMGIPRLRFPRQAPSRSTLKLDEAILCLLTPAQQRDLFKPGMRAVDLGACPGGWTWQLVSRGLHVTAIDNGAIDEGIMATGQVEHLRADGFRFRPEQRVDWLVCDIVEQPIRIADLMAQWLAEGWCRYAIFNLKLPMKKRYLEVVRCLELVQERLCEAGIEHQLRAKQLYHDREEITVCVTTQRR
- a CDS encoding multidrug effflux MFS transporter; its protein translation is MSRTHHPIPGLIVLVALISMIGPFTVDTYLPSFPAIEADFGISRALLSQSLAFYLAAFAISTLFWGPLSDRLGRKRVIVGTLLLYVLASLGCAQADDYSTFLFFRLLQGVAAGGGLAAGRTMIRDVYNPADAQKAMAQVMMMFAVAPAIAPIIGGWLQDAFGWHASFYFLAIFSGVMLLIVLFYIPETLATSLRQSFHPLYVTRVYVRTLTHRRFLSLIVIVAAGFGGMFLYIAGAPTVMFDFLGMDSHQFGWMFVPMVVGMICGSWVSSRLAHRWPPERTVKLALSLIALGAVCNLLQAWLLPPMLFFTVAPLVLYVSGIGMAMPVFTVLSLDCFPQNRGAASAMHGFVQMMGNAVVASVVVPLLAILPLYLAAGQVLLVLLALLLWWRIPPAR